The Parabacteroides sp. AD58 genome includes a window with the following:
- the ilvC gene encoding ketol-acid reductoisomerase has product MAIMNFGGVEENVVTREEFPLEKAREVLKDEVIAVIGYGVQGPGQSLNLRDNGFNVIVGQRPGKTYDKAVADGWVPGETLFGIEEACEKATIIQVLLSDAAQIQCWPMIKKHLTAGKALYFSHGFAITYKDRTHIVPPADVDVIMIAPKGSGTSLRRMFLQGRGLNSSYAIYQDATGRAWERVIALGIGIGSGYLFETTFKKEVYSDLTGERGTLMGAIQGLLLAQYETLREHGHEPSEAFNETVEELTQSLMPLFGENGMDWMYANCSTTAQRGALDWMGPFHDAVKPVFEKLYNEVACGNEAQRSIDANSQPDYREKLNEELRQLRESEMWRTGAVVRKLRPENN; this is encoded by the coding sequence ATGGCAATAATGAATTTTGGCGGTGTTGAAGAAAATGTAGTAACCCGCGAAGAGTTTCCTTTGGAAAAAGCAAGAGAAGTGTTGAAAGATGAAGTCATCGCAGTAATCGGTTATGGTGTACAGGGTCCTGGCCAGAGCTTGAACTTACGTGACAATGGCTTCAACGTGATTGTTGGTCAGCGTCCGGGTAAGACTTATGATAAAGCCGTAGCTGACGGTTGGGTTCCGGGTGAGACTTTGTTCGGCATCGAAGAAGCTTGCGAAAAGGCTACAATTATTCAGGTGTTACTTTCTGATGCAGCTCAGATCCAGTGCTGGCCGATGATCAAGAAACATCTGACTGCAGGTAAAGCCTTGTATTTCTCTCATGGTTTTGCGATTACGTATAAAGATCGTACACACATCGTACCTCCTGCAGATGTAGACGTTATCATGATTGCTCCGAAAGGTTCAGGTACTTCTTTACGCCGTATGTTCTTGCAGGGACGTGGCTTGAACTCAAGTTATGCAATTTATCAGGATGCAACAGGCCGTGCCTGGGAACGTGTTATCGCATTAGGTATCGGTATCGGTTCAGGTTATCTGTTTGAAACAACATTCAAGAAAGAAGTTTATTCAGACTTGACAGGTGAACGTGGTACATTGATGGGTGCAATCCAGGGATTGTTGCTGGCTCAGTATGAAACTTTGCGTGAACACGGACACGAACCTTCTGAAGCATTCAATGAAACAGTAGAAGAATTGACTCAGTCATTGATGCCGCTGTTCGGTGAAAATGGTATGGACTGGATGTATGCTAACTGTTCAACAACTGCTCAGCGTGGTGCTTTGGACTGGATGGGCCCGTTCCACGATGCTGTTAAACCGGTATTCGAAAAACTGTATAACGAAGTAGCTTGCGGAAATGAAGCTCAGCGTTCTATCGATGCTAACTCTCAGCCGGATTATCGTGAGAAGTTGAACGAAGAACTTCGTCAGTTACGCGAAAGCGAAATGTGGCGTACTGGTGCTGTTGTCCGTAAATTGCGTCCGGAAAACAATTAA
- a CDS encoding glycoside hydrolase family 10 protein, giving the protein MKERFVALFLFCVSCFMQAADSPKYEIRAVWLTTVYGLDWPRFAANSEHSRKAQQQALSDMLDRLQEANFNTVFFQVRLRGDVAYRSAIEPMSFVFSGKEGVSPGYDPLAYAIKECHQRGMECHAWFVTFPLGKDELIRKQGKQSVVKRHPELCKKHKGEWYLDPGVPGTADYILSLVKEIVMNYDIDGIHFDYIRYPESANSFPDKNVYRKYGRKKDLYQWRRDNINRMVGQIYDWVKGAKPWVQVSSSPLGKYSRIPKVPNAGWTAYESVYQDPKAWMQSGKQDMIVPMMYYLHKNFFPFVDNWVENSNGRLIVPGLGAYRLEKEEADWALTDITDQIDYSRYYGGAGCTFFRCLNILSNEKGIYDELKNNYYKYPAMLPPLTWLCDSVPQSPSEIRVERLDGELKLSWTKPASEKQDLTYTVYYSLTDTMNTDSSKYILATGIRGTELYLPVQSNREQGYLFVVTSSNRYHLEGRPSKETYYYYSKYEK; this is encoded by the coding sequence ATGAAAGAGAGATTTGTTGCCCTGTTTTTATTTTGTGTTTCTTGTTTTATGCAGGCGGCTGATTCGCCCAAGTATGAAATTCGGGCCGTTTGGTTGACGACAGTTTATGGGTTAGACTGGCCTCGCTTTGCCGCGAATTCTGAACATTCCCGGAAGGCTCAGCAACAGGCTTTGAGTGACATGCTCGACCGTTTGCAGGAAGCTAATTTCAATACCGTATTCTTTCAGGTACGGTTGCGGGGTGATGTCGCCTATCGTTCTGCTATTGAACCAATGTCGTTCGTCTTTTCTGGGAAAGAAGGGGTTTCTCCTGGTTATGATCCGTTGGCTTATGCGATAAAGGAATGTCATCAGCGAGGAATGGAATGTCATGCCTGGTTTGTTACTTTCCCTTTGGGAAAAGACGAGTTGATCCGTAAACAGGGAAAACAGTCGGTAGTGAAACGGCATCCAGAGCTTTGTAAGAAACATAAAGGAGAATGGTATCTTGATCCTGGTGTTCCCGGAACTGCCGATTATATTCTGTCGTTGGTGAAAGAGATCGTCATGAATTATGATATTGATGGCATCCACTTCGATTATATCCGTTATCCGGAGTCGGCCAATTCTTTTCCTGATAAGAATGTGTACCGTAAGTATGGCCGTAAAAAAGATCTGTATCAGTGGCGTCGGGATAATATCAACCGGATGGTCGGACAGATTTATGATTGGGTGAAAGGTGCTAAACCCTGGGTGCAGGTCAGCAGTTCTCCGTTAGGAAAATATAGCCGAATACCGAAAGTCCCCAATGCCGGTTGGACGGCTTATGAAAGTGTTTACCAGGATCCGAAAGCCTGGATGCAGAGCGGAAAGCAGGATATGATTGTCCCCATGATGTATTATCTGCATAAAAATTTCTTTCCCTTTGTCGATAATTGGGTGGAAAACAGCAATGGCCGGCTGATTGTTCCGGGTTTGGGCGCTTATCGCCTGGAAAAAGAAGAAGCCGACTGGGCTTTGACGGATATTACCGACCAGATTGACTATAGCCGTTATTATGGAGGAGCAGGCTGCACCTTCTTCCGTTGCCTCAATATCCTTTCGAATGAAAAAGGTATTTATGATGAGCTGAAAAATAATTACTACAAATATCCGGCCATGCTGCCTCCGCTTACTTGGTTGTGCGATTCAGTTCCGCAATCACCTTCCGAAATCCGGGTAGAACGCCTTGATGGTGAGTTGAAACTCAGCTGGACTAAACCTGCTTCCGAAAAGCAGGACCTGACGTATACGGTTTATTATTCCCTGACAGACACGATGAATACGGATTCTTCCAAGTATATTTTAGCCACTGGCATTCGGGGAACGGAATTGTATCTGCCTGTACAGTCTAATCGCGAACAAGGGTATTTGTTTGTAGTTACGTCGTCCAACCGGTATCATCTGGAAGGACGTCCTTCTAAAGAAACGTATTATTATTATTCGAAGTACGAAAAATAA
- a CDS encoding RNA polymerase sigma factor, translating to MDEQQLIAGCKSKNRLAQRELYEKYARRMLAVCLRYVNDMETARDLLQDGFVRVFMNIHSYTGTGSFEGWLRKIFVNGALEYLRKSDVLRESTDLDSSADLVQSDSSAIEHLSAAELMKLIQELPVGFRTVFNMFAIEGYSHKEISEALGITESTSRSQFTRARQLLQKRIKELYK from the coding sequence ATGGACGAACAACAACTGATAGCGGGTTGCAAAAGCAAAAACCGATTGGCTCAACGGGAATTATATGAAAAATATGCTCGTAGAATGCTGGCGGTATGCTTACGCTATGTCAATGACATGGAGACGGCCCGTGATTTGTTGCAGGATGGATTCGTAAGGGTGTTTATGAATATACATTCGTATACTGGAACTGGTTCGTTTGAAGGATGGCTTCGGAAAATATTTGTGAACGGAGCTTTGGAATATTTGCGGAAATCGGATGTACTGCGTGAATCAACGGATCTGGACAGTTCGGCAGATCTGGTTCAGTCAGACAGTTCGGCAATCGAACATTTGTCGGCAGCCGAATTGATGAAGTTGATTCAGGAATTGCCAGTCGGGTTCAGAACGGTGTTCAATATGTTTGCCATAGAAGGTTATTCGCATAAGGAAATCAGCGAGGCTTTGGGCATAACAGAAAGTACTTCCCGTTCTCAGTTTACTCGGGCGAGGCAGTTATTGCAGAAACGGATAAAAGAATTGTACAAATGA
- a CDS encoding porin family protein, with amino-acid sequence MKKVDRDHIDDLFRSKLYDFEVETAPEDWEAIEKRLDRPSIPFYRKHTYQWLAAAAVAVLVVLSFGIPWSKDEDELVKMAMEVKKEAEKQAVKEDWVAAAEENDTVGKHEAVVNKSVTRARLLSVNTRKADDRITDKSLEELIATASADTVETETVGEQVAESPVQAKESTAVKKQPVQTRTVVEEQPAQAKAQPKSRKWGFGMGAGSISAGNSSSVNAFALRSSAVTNEYLSLMNATSAFEEVPKTDVKHKMPLSFGLSVSRYLSDRWSLQTGLSYSYLVSEWTTNKTYRAESEQRLHFLGIPVSATYKIAEWNKFLFYASAGGKVELNVAGKVCTDLYSPVEKLKSVTEKERMKEPYFSVNGRVGVSYPIIRFISAYAEVGADYYFDNGSDVETIHSEKPFYVGLQFGFRFGF; translated from the coding sequence ATGAAAAAGGTGGACCGGGATCATATTGATGATTTGTTTCGTTCGAAGTTGTATGACTTTGAAGTCGAAACTGCACCAGAAGACTGGGAGGCGATAGAAAAGCGGCTGGATCGTCCGTCCATTCCTTTCTATCGGAAGCATACATATCAGTGGTTGGCAGCAGCAGCTGTTGCCGTGCTGGTCGTTCTTTCTTTCGGTATTCCGTGGAGTAAAGATGAAGATGAACTGGTGAAGATGGCCATGGAAGTGAAGAAGGAAGCCGAAAAACAGGCGGTAAAAGAGGATTGGGTGGCTGCGGCAGAAGAAAATGATACGGTTGGAAAGCATGAGGCGGTAGTAAACAAATCTGTTACTCGTGCCCGGCTTTTGTCAGTTAATACGCGGAAAGCTGATGATCGTATTACAGATAAATCTTTAGAAGAGTTGATAGCAACAGCTTCAGCAGATACGGTAGAAACCGAGACAGTCGGAGAACAGGTAGCTGAATCTCCTGTTCAGGCTAAAGAATCAACTGCTGTAAAAAAACAGCCGGTGCAGACCCGAACCGTTGTGGAGGAACAACCTGCTCAGGCAAAAGCACAACCAAAGTCACGGAAATGGGGATTTGGAATGGGCGCCGGAAGTATCTCTGCCGGAAACAGCAGTTCGGTGAATGCCTTTGCGTTGAGAAGTTCTGCAGTGACGAATGAATATCTGTCGTTGATGAATGCAACATCAGCCTTTGAGGAGGTGCCGAAGACAGATGTGAAACATAAGATGCCATTGTCGTTCGGTTTGTCGGTAAGCCGTTATTTAAGTGATCGGTGGTCATTGCAAACGGGGCTTTCTTATTCGTATCTGGTTTCGGAATGGACTACCAATAAAACATACAGAGCTGAATCTGAACAACGTCTGCACTTCTTGGGAATACCGGTTAGTGCTACTTATAAGATAGCTGAATGGAATAAATTCTTGTTTTATGCTTCGGCCGGAGGAAAGGTAGAACTCAATGTTGCCGGGAAAGTATGTACGGATTTGTATTCTCCGGTTGAGAAACTGAAGTCGGTGACTGAGAAAGAACGGATGAAAGAACCTTACTTTTCTGTCAACGGCCGGGTAGGTGTCAGTTATCCGATCATTCGTTTTATAAGTGCTTATGCCGAAGTCGGCGCTGATTATTATTTTGACAACGGAAGCGATGTAGAAACGATTCATTCAGAAAAGCCTTTTTACGTCGGATTGCAGTTTGGTTTTCGTTTTGGATTTTAA